The genomic interval AACTAGAAATTAATCTTTCTACAGTTTTTAATCTTATATTTAAGATATCTATGGATCGAAGAAAATTTATACTAAAAGGAGCCCTTACAGGTTCCTTTTTAGGTTTTGGGGGAGTGGGTCACGCTTTCGCGAAAGCGTACCCAAAAGAGAAAGCTGCTCTTAAACTCAAAAGTGATCATGATTTTAATTTAAATTATGCGCCTCATATAGGCATGTTTAAGGAACATGCAGGAGCAGATCCTATGGATCAACTTGAGTTTATGGCATCTCAGGGATTTACAGCTTTTGAGGATAATGAGATGCGCAACCGTCCTATTGCACAACAAAAGGCTATGGCTGCCAAAATGGAGTACCATAATATGATGATGGGTGTATTTGTGGGTCATAAAATTTATTGGACGGAAGCAAACCTAGCAAGTGGTAAAGCCACCTACCGTGAAGAATTTTTAACGGATATAAGAAAGTCTATCGAGGTAGCAAAACGCATGAATGCCACTTGGATTACGGTCGTTCCAGGGCACGTAGATCTACGACAGGACATGGGTTTTCAAACAGCAAATGTTTTGGAAACTCTTAAGCAAGCCGCTTCTATTTTAGAACCGCACGGGATTGTAATGGTGCTAGAACCACTCAATTTCAAAAACCACCCAGGATTATTTTTGTCAAAATCGCCGCAAGCATATCAAATTTGTAAAGCGGTTGATAGTCCTTCTTGTAAAATTTTATTTGACATCTATCACCAGCAAATTCAAGAGGGTAATTTAATTCCTAATATTGCACAGACGTGGGATGAGATAGCCTACT from Dokdonia sp. Hel_I_53 carries:
- a CDS encoding hydroxypyruvate isomerase family protein, which translates into the protein MDRRKFILKGALTGSFLGFGGVGHAFAKAYPKEKAALKLKSDHDFNLNYAPHIGMFKEHAGADPMDQLEFMASQGFTAFEDNEMRNRPIAQQKAMAAKMEYHNMMMGVFVGHKIYWTEANLASGKATYREEFLTDIRKSIEVAKRMNATWITVVPGHVDLRQDMGFQTANVLETLKQAASILEPHGIVMVLEPLNFKNHPGLFLSKSPQAYQICKAVDSPSCKILFDIYHQQIQEGNLIPNIAQTWDEIAYFQIGDNPGRNEPTSGEINYKNVFKYIHSRGYEGILGMEHGNSINGKEGEQRVIEAYVASDSFI